In Argiope bruennichi chromosome 4, qqArgBrue1.1, whole genome shotgun sequence, the sequence ttgatatttttcacttGTTCATTTTCGAtattctattttgatatttttcataaaatattatttcttactttctaGTAGGCTATAAGAGCttgctttaaaaatctttatattcattaattaatctaaaaacgCAATCctaaataactgaataataagaaataactgaatttaaaatatgtagatttttagaaatatcttattaatatttgatttttgctaataatgtataatatttttctcgttgtaaagtatttttcatcttttcactAAATGGTCGCAAtctgtataattcaaaatatgttaaattaaatttctttgattcgcTCCATTAATTTTGACTCCATTtgtgattttcataaatttatttaaatgcatatctaagatgtagaatattttttaattccaaaataaatttgaaactattctTTTTCATCTGAATTCATTATTCAAGTGATTTGGAAAAACGTAAGAAGTCTTGATATACAAAATTCgtcttttttcgtttttaattatttcctttttaaccTTACAATAATCTAAATATGCCATAAAAAACTTTGATAAGACGTGTTAAGCATCAAAAATGCCCTTTTCTCTgtatgttagtttttaattttgattttaattttggtgattattttttgaaaacaatcttATAATTGGAGTAAAGAAAATGACAATATTCTTCGGAAAATAATaaagtacataaaataataataataaaaaaaaaagacttacatTTTGCGCCCCATATTCTCCTATATTATTTGAAGGTCCACTTGGGGCACCTAAACATTGCACTGAGTATACGAAAGCACTTAGAAGAATAATTgtctgaaaataaaggaaaaaaaaaaaaggtttttttcatactctttttgttattttaatgacGGAACTAATGcaaagtttttaaagtaaaaattctataaagtaaaatttcatagaaGTTAAGTTCTatgagaaacaaagaaaaaatgcttaagggaactttaaatatcttaattacttTATATAGTTTCCTTATAAGTATTGTATACTGTACTCggtcattcaataatttttgtttgtttgaaaactgTAAATTAAGTGATATGTAGtagttaatttcattaaaaaaattgtacggCAAATTTCCCTTTCATCTCGTAAGTCTTACTTTTACATGAACTAGAAGCTGTGGTAGACGGAGTGCTATCGTGTTAACAACATATTGGACATGAATGTTATCGATAAATTAATGAAGATTGTaatagaaaatctcatgcacattgttagaatatttcagaattaaaaaaattctgctaaacATAAACAGCAAAAAGTAAAGTAAGTATGATTAAATGaacaacaaaatgaataaatttgtacaaAAGATGTTTgatgtattgaaaatattctagaattattacataaaaacattaatcattctcaagaatgataaaattcaatcCCAAAAATGCTGACATTCGCATTTTTGCTGGAAtgcaatattaaatgaaacaaaaaataatactgaaagaaaatattagcaataatttaCAATTGAAATGAGAATATTACGTATCAACAGACCTCAATTcattaatataacataaaatacataaaaagagtAAGTCCAGTAATGGTAATAGCTTGTAGCAGCCATTACTCCTAATCTCCAGCCTTTTGAGAGGCATCGTAACAACTAAGTAACACAACTAACTAAATCGTTTATATTAGCCTGATAAATTGCAATAGTATAATTCAGAACACATTAAAGAGTATTGCTTACAACATCcacaaaaattgcataaaaaaataagaaaacactagaatataattttagaaaaaaagttgtcATAACTTTAAATAGCTGAATAAGATCCGAATAAAATGTGTACTGcaataatcttaaaaatcattcaatagcAATGTCTGAAATAACTGTATAAAAGGATGGcaatggtatttattttaatcattactggctgaaaaaaaattcttcaattcttgTCTCATTTCGTTCAATCTTACGTTTTGAGTTTGAGGAACGTTGAAtgatttttagcaattttatctTAAAACGAAACCCATTTTGTAAGAATTGATaagtattttttgttaaaattattgacTTCTGATTCACTGAATTTGGCCAGAACTGCTTTCTGTTTtgctcaaaaattgaatttaaggaGACGGGACCAGTTTTCTTAActtaaatgcaatgaaatttatataaataggtTTTTAAGTCGTTTACAGTGCCAATGTTTGAGTTGTTGTCGTTTAAGTTAAAATCGTTTTATGTTTCTGACTTTAAGATTTGTTCTCTTTTAATATTGGTTAGACTAATTGTTTCCATGTGCAATTATTATCACCAACAAAGCTTATGCCTTTTTgccttttccatatttaaaaagcaTGCCTTTTCCACTTTTAAAGCATTTGTTTACTTTAATAGCTTtaaattggttaaaatttttatagattcaaaaataaatagcccttttaataaaaaaaggcgcataatattttgaatataacaattgtgtattaaaactttaaaatgaaaagtacAATTCTTATCTAaagtgttcaaatatttttttcaaagtgagatatttaaaaattttttttttttttgttgaatactTTATGCAAGCAATGTAATCCCTCTTATAGTGatttaaagaactttaaaatttatttaattatattcatagaatatagaaggtacatatatatttaattaacgctcataattcaaaaatttgatttagaaattaacaataataaatatgaattattgactaaattttaatgttatgttaaTATAAAACGCAAGAGATCAGCGGAAAAAAATCGAAATccaagcatttttgaattagttAACAATATAACATTATTCACTGAATTATAAACAAGCTTCCTACAgatgcacttttttttataaaaaaattattacaattataaaaaacttACTGCACTTATATCCGCCAACATGTTGAAGTGTTGTTTGCGAGTTAATCCGTTAATGAGCGAGAACGTTAACTAAACCTCTTATATACTCACTTTCATGCCAGTCCTTCACCTAAGTACCTTTGTTAGCCCATAGTGTGtcaaaaacagcaaaaaatataacaaaatgtaaCTTTCTAACACTATCTCTATTCGATCAAGTTAAACATAGATCTGAAAAAGATATTGTAATTTTgttcgaaaaataataaattaagatataaccTCGTTGCCATCAATGAGCTTTATactatttaacaataataaaaaaataaaagacctTAAAACAATAGTTCTGCTTTCAACAACATTTTTCATCTGCCGCTTGAGTAATCGATTTCTAGAGAAATGAATCTTTTGTACCTATTGATTTAGAAAATCTATTGTTGACGGACCGATAGCAGCAAGTCGAGAaccagaaaaacataaaaactaatacaaaaacCGGGAAGCTGCGCAGACGCTTGGGAAATTAGATTGTGAGAAAAAGAAAGGTAGCAGCAACAACAACACTTCTGAGTGTATTTGGTCTTCCGGAAAATTTCTTTTGTGCGTCAGAACTTGTTTTCTAATGAAACAGTGGGAAGTTGTGAATACTGCGCATTCCAGTGGGagggattattttttaaacatttattaaatccTTAATTTATTAATCCTTAAAAAAACTTGATGTGTCTTTTCTTTTACCTTACATATAAATATAACGATGCAACTTGAAAATGAATCCAAATGTCATACAATCAAAACTTTCTCCATTTACGCTCTTTAAACGTATATTTAAAGCATTCATAATAatcttttctaattaataatggtgtaatatagtaataattttttttttttacattttaaatttaaacaaacaggAATGGTTTCCAtgaaactttcttgtataatctgtaataaatgtgttatcttcCCATATTCCTCTTTGAATTGTGTACCTTGAACAAGGTTTTAAAAGCTTCTAGTGTTCATTGGTTTATTTTCAAAGCcgtttataaaatacaatacgtcaaaatacattttttttttgcaaacgtTATCGTTTCTATATAGTTaatcgtaattttaaaaatgaaataaaaatgtacaaatcaagcctaaaatattaccGATTTTTCAATCTACCGAAGCGATGTTTCAAGAAGAAATTTGAATCTCCtatgcattgatttttaatttataaaaagttctaACATTCAGCATGTCTCCGTGAAAAACTTAGAGGTATGAGAAACTTAAATCtatttattccatatataattttttagaaacatttggtATAATTTACTCCCTGAAtagtagataaatttttatagcatttaattaatttgagaattcataaaaatgtgtttgaagATTTATTCGGATATTAATATTTACTGATAGAAAAATGCTATGCcagatttcaagatttttaactCTTTGTGTATATTCAAGtttaagtaattctgaaaatcaaaataataataatttctaaggaACAAATCTTTAATAAATCGTTCTTAACCCCACTTCTTAACACGACACatccttttttcattaaaatatataatatgaaggcTATAACCTTTTCAAAACTATTTCGATGTTTCTTCgctttttcgtaaaatttatcacgcgcgcgcgcacacacacacacacactaaagtCATAAtaagacataattttaattatactatcATTTTTAGATCTCCGAAATCCATCTGTGTGTTTCTAtgtgcatgcatatatatatatatatatatatataagcataataaTTCAAACATGGAAAAATTGTCGTATGGTCCTTGCATGTTTATTCATTCAATCAGTCTCTCCAAAATTAGATCATGCTCAGTATCTAAAAGCTGCTATTTTGTAAGATTTGTggacatattttgcattttatactcATTTTGCTGTAATTTTATACTGCTtctaaaatctcaattttaagaTTACGGAACCGAATCctgattttattaaagatataagaGGAATACCGGATctaaaaaatggttattttgtGTTGTATCGTACATTCTCATACTCAATAGGGGGTGCTGTGTCATATCATTCAATGCCCATTCTCAAAATATCTGTCATGTAGCTTTGAATCGGTCGATAATCTAACAATTCACATCAATCCATCtcatgttttatgtttttatgcaCATTTAATTAACACGATTTGTTTTatgcatgtaaataaatatggtttttgtaattgatttcttatttccttttttttaatctgttgaaGTTCTGAAGTTTTGTGAATATATATGTTCTTGCTGacagtataatataataatattttcatatttatacacTGAATTTTATCACGATTATACCAGAGCTATTCTACTGCAtaggttatttttatatttatctcttcATCACgatgatatatttattactgtatttttttacGATGACACCATAGTTATCTATTAACTATAGTATCATAGTATCATCATAATGATGACTATATTATTTAActtgaatgaataatattatatatatatatatatatatatatatatatatatatataatgatattttaatcttttaatttaaaccaaattaatttccaaagctttattttaattttgcccatagaaatttcattctcttatttcctgatccaattccactttctgtttaattaattcaactgaagatttataaaaattatgcggCATCAGTTCCCCGTGCTTAgagaaagtgatcccttcggtgcccttatcCAAGATCAACACGAGTATTGAATtaacacgtggccggaaatcccattttatataagactagtgatcatttgttttgtcccttccttacttctgcttttgtttcgcACTGTTATGGACGTGTTCTgtccgcgcctgcttgtaaataaattgccttccctggatggattaaaatgaattttaaaatgtaaaatgcctCTTCTATATCTTCAAACTTGCCTTctgcattttagaattttatatatatatgtttttatattaatgtactTTTATTAGATAGTTGATTAAGTTAATTGAATTTCTATTGAGTTTAAAAAGCAgcgaatttgataaaataaattaagatagaGATTTCATAATTAGATTCATAGAGATagagatttcataattttgtaattattaatgttaaatttctaaaaaaaaaagaaaaataataataaaaaaaattaatttttagttccaAATAACAGTATGCTTTCATACCTcttcttattttcaataaagaatattatttttaaggatcgaatttccttttctaaatgcaaaatttgaagaatCTCCTTTCGTGTTCATTAAAATAAGGAACTTATGGAatgaacaaagaaataaatttttttttctttctagtctAATTGTTTAATTCCTATtctgttttacaaaattttccaagTCTGCATTTTCCATAGAGTTTCGtcttaattttaactatatatatatatttttaactataatagtttttctatttttgtatattatattataatgaaaatgcgATTTTTCTTGGCTTTATGAATGTTTATATAATCAGAATTAACGAATAAACCTGTTTGAAGtctatattttattgcattttattaatataactacattttttaaagctttatcaGTCTTGCTTTTTATGAAGATTTCATCatctaattgcatttttttacatttttaaattcagtcaCTATGTATTTGTAGAAGCATAAAAATAgtagttataaaatgttttacaaaatatagatataatttcatttatttaacatggCATTCTgctgtttgaaaaattaactgtGTAAGAAATtcacgatttttattttctaccagACGATAATTTGCTAGTAACAATTTTCAGTTGACAAAGCGATTTAATCCTCCACAACTGTCACAACTTATTGGAAGAATTCTTTAATGAATGGCATAATATGGTATGCATTGAAAATAGcgattcatattttaaacatatttcgtttaaaatatgaatcacaatgcttaagaaaaatattttgagctaacCGAGCTAAACTATTGTTTCATTAATGTATATTTCTATGTAACAGTTCATTTTCTATTCATCTTCTCCAAAATTTACTacagttaaattaataaacaaagtttaaaatatatttagtttttgtaaataaaaattaaactttaacgcattatttattaatgacgatgtagaaagttatatttattgctaaatattaCAGCTTACAGCATTAAAAAGAGAGTTTTGATTAGGATTAAAAGGTTAaacaattcagatatttttagtttcaaaataatttatacatgtAAAGATAGTtggattattaaaaagaaaataatattaaaaaaatactttgttcttcaaaaattggattaattgaaattataaaatttttctgcgATATCAGAAATTCTTTCAATGAAATCTTTGCAAAGAAACCCAGAATTTTAGGGAgacatttggaaataaataaaccaaTCAGTTTGAgagattttgctttttttgttgatcaaaatattgaattaataaattagagtTCTGTATTGAATCAAAATATACGCTAATGAAGCAATTTAAGCTGTTGCCACTTTAAACAAACAACGAAGCAGAATTAGCCATGCTATTTAAATGCATACTTAAGtacattctattatttttaatcaagagtAGGGAAGTGAACTGCATTTTAGTACTCAGTAATCATCCCCATGAAAACCACTTCAAGCACTTGGTTGCAAGTTGCCGATCGAAAAGGAAGAATTATCTTGGTTTTCAATTCCATCATAATCCAAGGGGTGCTGAGAATACTGCTCATGAGCATCGGCCTCAAATAGTTTGCTATCACCCGAGGTGAGATGCATAGCATGCACCGCCGGCTTTGAGTGGCTCATATACAAGGACCTTTCCCCTTCATTATCTCCAAGGCTCCGTTGCTTAATATTATCGCCTGTCATCgttgatatttcataatttccattaaaatccCGGGACAAATGCAGGACTTTAATTGTTGGCTTCGTACTGTAGATGTGCAGAGGTTTTTCGTCTTCATCGTCTTCCATATATGTATGGTATCTAATTGCATTTCTGTAGTTATAAGGCAATTCATATTCTCTGTTAACTACAAGACCTTGTCCTTTCTTCCATACTTGCTCGTAGCCTCTAGGTTTTGGCTTTATATGGAACATCATGCCTGGTGCTCTCATTCCCACATTAAAAGCGCTGTAATCGGGTGCCTGTTCTTTGTCTTCTACCAAGTGCGATGAAAGTGCCTGGAGATCGTCGAAGTCACTGACACCTTTCATGTCAGAATGGGCTGATAAATAGCTCTCTTTTTGGTTTAAATTGCCATTGCTATCCATAACGGAATATTCCACTTTTTGAGGGGGTGTTGAGAGAGTTATTATGTGAGGTTTCTCTTCCTCACTTGTGTCTTCCTCAGTCATCAGGTTTCCATCTCCAGAACTGCTCATCTTGGGTTCATACATTTCCTCAGGGACTGGTTCCGAAATCGCGGCTGGTGTCTCCTCGACTTGAAGAGTGTAATTGATAACCGTCTTTGTGCCAGTGTCCTTTGTAAAATCCATAGATCCTTTTAAGACCCCGGAGCCATCCCCATATTCGTTACGATACAGGACATGACCGACTGGATCCTTGATTTGGTATGTTAAATTGTATGCATGATACAGATCCTGTAAAAGaaggaaaagtaatttaaaaataattattatttaatatttttgctttgctTAAATGTATAATAGTACAATTATGAGTCAAGTTTATTTATTGTAGCTGTTCAGCTTTATTGATGTGATCAGAGAAGTGGAAATTAGAATTGCTGTTTTTGAGATCACTATTAGTcacaataaaaacacatttaataaacatttggaattttttttttatcgcggAAACGAATTGATTTAATCATTACAAGCATGAtactattaaaagttatttttagctTAGATAATGTGGTATTATGTTCCggaaataattgttataaatgttagcttaaaaatatgcaaaatagtgaaagttttaagaaatgggaaaataattactaaataaaaatattttcaaaaatatcatgttACGATTAATTGATTAACTGCGGTTATTATTAATGGCTATTATTAATAAGAATCAATTAATTGTCTTGACCCAATACGCACACACATAAATACgtaaaagcacacacacacacacacacacacacacacacacacatgcaaaaAGAGATAGGcaatcgaaattatttttcaaaattaaggaataaaGTGTAATAGGAAATAGTTTCTTTCAGAGAAGgtgataaaatgttttgtaaatttaaataagcaacataaaatgttttctcctggtttcatttgatttattagatCGATCATCCGTTTTGAACGAATATGAGGTTAAATTAATGAAGATCTTCGTATTGGGGTGAAAACATACTTAGGTGTAGCCTTCTGAACCAACATCATCTGTCTGAGCTTTTATATTTGGTTCAAAGGCCTGATATTTGATATAAAGCAGGACTAAACTGCACTATTCTCACATGTTTGAGAAATCGCTCTTGAACCTATACTcgtataatttatcaatttaaggAAATTTCTGTCCTGAAAGACTAAATgccaaacaaaattaatttaaatataatgtaatgataGAATTGCTGGCTTTAAAATTGGAGAAAGGGATTCAAATTTCTGTTGTGTGAATCATTTAATTCTCctgtttttttaaactattacgaACACATGAATCTAAATTTATATAGTCATATTTGAGTAtcgaattgtatttaaaaatattactctcTAAAATTATCAactcagataaaaataaatttttgcttttaaattagcGTGTGATTTGCTGAAGAAATCtgacatttcttttcttttctttctttttttgtcaatTGAGAATATCTGAAAATGCTATTCATGAATGACCTTGTATCTGTTTTGCCAACTACTTAGAATTAGATAATAATGTCGGACGAGAGGAAATTTGGCGAGTAAGAAAGGCTATTTCATATAGGTACAAAGGCTGGCTAGTTATCCACAATTAATGTGCAaactaatttttagaattatttgtttatgcaTAGGGTGACAATAAGATaagttttcataaatgaaaaaaaaaaaaaaaaacgaaagaaagaattaaaaaagtttataaaaaccaatgttttttaattt encodes:
- the LOC129966628 gene encoding uncharacterized protein LOC129966628, with product MTMLLQVACVLMFMTASALSMSSKKNLDVPNYLQVILASYKTPKETLQKESETQKTESLDAVKNIPSQLDSLLQLRRDLYHAYNLTYQIKDPVGHVLYRNEYGDGSGVLKGSMDFTKDTGTKTVINYTLQVEETPAAISEPVPEEMYEPKMSSSGDGNLMTEEDTSEEEKPHIITLSTPPQKVEYSVMDSNGNLNQKESYLSAHSDMKGVSDFDDLQALSSHLVEDKEQAPDYSAFNVGMRAPGMMFHIKPKPRGYEQVWKKGQGLVVNREYELPYNYRNAIRYHTYMEDDEDEKPLHIYSTKPTIKVLHLSRDFNGNYEISTMTGDNIKQRSLGDNEGERSLYMSHSKPAVHAMHLTSGDSKLFEADAHEQYSQHPLDYDGIENQDNSSFSIGNLQPSA